A segment of the Thermogemmata fonticola genome:
GGAACACCTTGGCTGATCAGAAGGGTGGCGATCAGATTGCGGACCTGCCGGCGGCGCAGGGCCAGAACCGCTGGGTCCTCCGTCTCGCCTTCAACGCCGCAGTTCCAGGAGTAGTTGAGATCGGTACCGTCGCGGTTATTCTCGCCGTTGGCCCAGTTGTGCTTCTGGTTGTAGCTGACCAGATCGTAGAGGGTGAAGCCGTCGTGGCAGGTGATGAAGTTGATGGAATGGCGGGGTAGCCGCCCGCTGTTTTGGTAGAGGTCGGCACTGCCGCAGATCCGGGAGGCGAGCTGACCGGCCAGTCCCGCTTCGCCACGCCAAAATCGGCGGACCTCGTCGCGGTAGCGGCCGTTCCATTCGCTCCAGCGCCGTCCGTAGGGGAAGGTTCCGAGTTGGTAGACGCCCGCGGCATCCCACGGTTCAGCGATCAGCTTGGTGTCGGCGAGTATGGCATCCTCAGCGATGCTTTCGATCACCGGCGGTTCTACCATCAGCCGTCCCTGCCGGTCGCGCCCCAGGATACTGGCCAGGTCGAAGCGGAAGCCGTCCACGTGCATTTCGCCGACCCAGTAGCGCAGGCAAGTCATGATCAGGTCCCGCACCACGGGATGGTTGCAGTTGACCGTGTTGCCGCAGCCGGAGTAGTTCAGGTAATTTCCCTCTTCGTCCAGCAGATAGTACAACTCGTTATCGAGACCACGGAAGGAGTAGGTGCGCCCGCGGTCGTCTCCTTCGCCGGTGTGATTGAAAACGACATCGAGGATGACTTCGATGCCCACAGCGTGCAGGGCCTTGACCAGATCGCGGAACTCGCGGTTCTGGCCGTGCTGGCGCGCGGAGGCGGCGTAGGCCGCTTTGGGGGCGGCAAAGGCGATGGGATTGTAACCCCAGTAATCCACCAGCCGCTCGCCCGTTTCCGGATTGACAAAGGGACAGTTGCATTCGTCAAACTCGAAGATGGGCATCAGCTCAACGGCAGTGATGCCGAGCCATTTGAGGTAGTCGATCTTTTCGATCAACCCGCGAAAGGTACCGGGATGGTGCACTCCACTGGAAGGATGGCAGGTGAAACCCCGCACGTGCAACTCGTAGATGATGGTGTCTTCCAAGGGGGTCAGGGGTGGGGCGTCATCATCCCAGTGATAGCGGCGGCTGTAGTGAACCATACTGCGGCGGCTGGTCC
Coding sequences within it:
- the glgX gene encoding glycogen debranching protein GlgX — its product is MSHPTFAISRGRPMPLGVTYHPEGHNFVLMCRHGTKVVLVILPEEGNEPLAEIELDPRRHRTGDMWHVRVSGLPSTFRYGWRVDGPRTPRTRFDPSRLLLDPAATMLSDGAIWAGTCEVDPQRTSRRSMVHYSRRYHWDDDAPPLTPLEDTIIYELHVRGFTCHPSSGVHHPGTFRGLIEKIDYLKWLGITAVELMPIFEFDECNCPFVNPETGERLVDYWGYNPIAFAAPKAAYAASARQHGQNREFRDLVKALHAVGIEVILDVVFNHTGEGDDRGRTYSFRGLDNELYYLLDEEGNYLNYSGCGNTVNCNHPVVRDLIMTCLRYWVGEMHVDGFRFDLASILGRDRQGRLMVEPPVIESIAEDAILADTKLIAEPWDAAGVYQLGTFPYGRRWSEWNGRYRDEVRRFWRGEAGLAGQLASRICGSADLYQNSGRLPRHSINFITCHDGFTLYDLVSYNQKHNWANGENNRDGTDLNYSWNCGVEGETEDPAVLALRRRQVRNLIATLLISQGVPMLLAGDEFLRTQKGNNNAWCQDNDISWVNWEFAERNKDFLRFVREMIWLRKRHPALRRRRFFVGPLHGADPRLSSVGPFPPTGPVRPDEAGLSGLRAHPGYLPPPPPDVYPGLADIHWHGVEPYQPDFSPTSRSLAFSLDGRFTGREHDPDYRIDADFYVAMNAWEQPLHFRIPPSPTRRPWHRVVDTALPSPDDFIPEEQGPVIEPGSRYTLIPFSMIILVSRM